In a genomic window of Passer domesticus isolate bPasDom1 chromosome 3, bPasDom1.hap1, whole genome shotgun sequence:
- the LOC135295818 gene encoding small basic protein 1-like has translation MRVLCVVFAVLLLSSLATPGHGQPKGFCDGYCSHACDETEEWSFSPDCQELHCCIPSPKKGK, from the exons ATGAGGGTGCTCTGCGTGGTctttgctgtgctcctgctttcctccctggccaccccag GGCACGGGCAGCCCAAGGGCTTTTGTGACGGGTACTGCTCCCACGCGTGCGACGAGACCGAGGAGTGGTCCTTCAGCCCCGactgccaggagctgcactgctgcaTCCCCTCTCCCAAAAAGGGGAAATGA